CCGGTCAGTACTCCGCAGGGTACACTCCTGATGACGCCCTCGACGCCCTCCGCGAGCTTGGCGGCACAGCGGGAACTGCCGAAGTCGGTGAGCAAATGGGCTGTGCCCGCCGGACAGCGTACAACAAGCTCAAGGAACTCTATGAGACCAACCGAATCGACTCACGGGAAGTTGGGAGCAGCCGTCTGTGGATGCTTATAGACGATAAAGAATAGCAGTCGCTCTCGAGAATTAACAGCGAAGAGAATGGGCATGAAGCCCGTCCTCGCGGGGATCGGTATCCGCGACGATGTGCGAGATCTACTCGCGCGTTCGTCACGAGCGTAGGACAACAACAAGTCTCCCACTTTTGTGGGAACCACTGCCAAGTCAGAGGCACATCATCCTGCTTTCGGTTCAATTATCGCCAGAAAATCAGTCGTCAGTGTCGCCCTTATCGACGCTGAAGAGTGCGAAAGGCACCTCTCGCCTTGAATCGTATTCGACATTTTTAGGCCCTCTATCGCCCCATACCACGCCTATGTGTATCCACATATCTATACACAATGCTTAAGATAAATTTATACACAAAGCGTTAGCTATGTTTAGATGGTGATCCCAATGACGGAAGAAACAGACTCTCAACCAACACACACCGTTGCAACGTTCGTTGACAAAGGCGGCGT
This portion of the Haladaptatus sp. R4 genome encodes:
- a CDS encoding transcriptional regulator, with the protein product MANEKERNPNRNEDTGQYSAGYTPDDALDALRELGGTAGTAEVGEQMGCARRTAYNKLKELYETNRIDSREVGSSRLWMLIDDKE